Proteins encoded within one genomic window of Bacteroides sedimenti:
- a CDS encoding adenosylcobalamin-dependent ribonucleoside-diphosphate reductase gives MDKKTFSYEEAFESSLQYFKGDELAARVWVNKYAVKDSFGNIYEKSPEDMHWRIANEVARVESKYANGLSANELFELFDHFRYIVPQGSPMTGIGNDYQVASLSNCFVIGVDGAADSYGAIIKIDEEQVQLMKRRGGVGHDLSHIRPKGSPVKNSALTSTGIVPFMERYSNSTREVAQDGRRGALMLSVSIKHPDSESFIDAKMTEGKVTGANVSVKLDDDFMKAAVEGQPYLQKYPIDSENPTTVKEVDASALWKKIVHNAWKSAEPGVLFWDTIIKESVPDCYADLGYKTTSTNPCGEIPLCPYDSCRLLAINLYSYVINPFTKDAYFDFELFKKHVALAQRIMDDIIDLELEKIKRIIDKINADPESDEVKHAERLLWEKIYKKSGQGRRTGVGITAEGDMLAALGLRYGTEEATEFSEEVHKTVALCAYRSSVQMAKERGAFEIYNTEREKNNPFINRLKEADPALYEDMKKYGRRNIACLTIAPTGTTSLMTQTTSGIEPVFLPVYKRRRKVNPNDVQVHVDYIDETGDTFEEYIVFHHKFVDWMTANGYDAAKRYTQEEIDALVAKSPYYKATSNDVDWLMKVKMQGRIQKWVDHSISVTINLPSDVDEELVNRLYVEAWKSGCKGCTVYRDGSRSGVLLSTKSDKKDELPPCKPPTVVEVRPKVLEADVVRFQNNREKWVAFVGLLDGRPYEIFTGLQDDDEGIVLPKTVTQGRIIKNVDENGNKRYDFQFENKRGYKTTIEGLSEKFNKEYWNYAKLISGVLRYRMPIEQAIKLVSSLQLDSESINTWKNGVERALKKYVQDGTEARGKKCPNCGNESLIYQEGCLICTSCGASRCG, from the coding sequence GTGGATAAAAAAACATTTTCTTACGAAGAAGCTTTTGAATCATCTTTACAATATTTCAAGGGTGACGAGCTTGCTGCAAGGGTTTGGGTTAACAAATATGCAGTAAAAGACTCTTTCGGAAACATCTATGAAAAATCGCCGGAAGATATGCATTGGAGAATAGCAAATGAGGTTGCACGCGTAGAATCAAAATACGCAAACGGCCTGAGTGCAAATGAACTTTTTGAACTGTTTGACCATTTCAGATATATAGTTCCACAAGGAAGCCCGATGACAGGTATCGGCAATGACTACCAAGTAGCTTCATTGTCCAACTGTTTTGTGATTGGCGTTGATGGTGCGGCAGACTCTTACGGTGCAATTATCAAAATAGACGAAGAACAGGTACAACTGATGAAAAGACGCGGCGGTGTAGGGCACGACCTTTCACACATCCGCCCAAAAGGGTCGCCGGTGAAAAACTCAGCATTGACATCAACAGGGATTGTTCCTTTCATGGAACGCTACTCAAACTCCACCCGCGAGGTAGCACAAGACGGACGCCGGGGAGCACTGATGCTGAGTGTATCTATTAAGCACCCAGACTCTGAATCGTTTATTGATGCTAAAATGACGGAAGGTAAAGTTACCGGGGCTAACGTTTCGGTTAAACTGGACGATGACTTCATGAAAGCTGCTGTCGAAGGACAGCCCTACTTGCAGAAATATCCTATTGATTCAGAAAATCCTACCACAGTGAAAGAGGTTGACGCTTCTGCTCTATGGAAAAAAATTGTGCATAATGCATGGAAATCGGCTGAACCTGGAGTTCTGTTCTGGGATACCATTATCAAAGAATCAGTTCCCGACTGTTATGCAGACCTGGGTTATAAGACCACGTCAACTAATCCTTGCGGTGAAATTCCATTGTGTCCGTACGATTCCTGTCGTTTGCTGGCCATCAACTTGTATTCGTATGTGATAAATCCGTTTACCAAGGATGCCTATTTCGACTTCGAACTCTTTAAAAAGCATGTAGCTCTGGCACAACGTATCATGGACGACATCATCGACCTGGAGTTGGAAAAGATTAAGCGAATCATTGATAAGATTAACGCCGACCCGGAATCTGACGAAGTGAAACACGCAGAAAGACTTCTCTGGGAAAAGATATATAAGAAGAGCGGACAAGGAAGACGTACCGGCGTAGGAATTACTGCCGAAGGCGACATGCTGGCTGCTTTAGGTTTGCGCTACGGAACAGAAGAAGCGACAGAATTCTCGGAAGAAGTTCACAAAACTGTGGCTCTTTGTGCATATCGTTCTTCTGTACAAATGGCAAAAGAACGCGGCGCATTCGAAATTTACAACACGGAAAGAGAAAAGAACAATCCGTTCATCAACCGATTGAAAGAGGCAGATCCTGCTCTTTATGAAGATATGAAGAAGTATGGACGCCGCAACATCGCCTGCTTAACGATTGCTCCTACCGGAACCACCAGTTTGATGACTCAAACCACATCCGGTATTGAACCGGTATTCCTTCCTGTGTATAAACGCAGAAGAAAGGTTAATCCTAATGATGTTCAGGTACATGTTGATTACATTGACGAAACAGGCGATACATTCGAAGAATATATCGTATTCCACCATAAGTTTGTAGACTGGATGACTGCCAATGGCTACGATGCAGCCAAGCGTTACACCCAGGAAGAGATAGATGCCCTTGTAGCCAAATCTCCTTACTACAAAGCAACCTCAAACGATGTAGATTGGCTGATGAAAGTCAAGATGCAGGGAAGAATCCAGAAATGGGTGGACCACTCTATCAGCGTCACTATTAATCTGCCAAGTGACGTTGATGAAGAGTTGGTCAACCGTCTCTACGTTGAAGCATGGAAATCGGGCTGCAAAGGTTGCACTGTATATCGTGATGGCTCTCGTTCTGGAGTACTTCTCTCTACAAAATCTGATAAGAAAGATGAGCTTCCTCCATGCAAACCACCTACGGTAGTTGAAGTTAGACCTAAGGTGCTTGAAGCCGACGTTGTTCGGTTCCAAAACAACAGAGAAAAATGGGTGGCTTTTGTTGGCTTGCTCGACGGACGTCCATACGAAATCTTCACCGGTTTACAAGACGACGATGAAGGAATTGTTCTTCCGAAAACAGTTACCCAAGGACGAATCATTAAAAACGTAGACGAAAACGGCAACAAGAGATACGACTTCCAGTTCGAAAATAAACGAGGATACAAAACAACCATCGAAGGTCTTTCCGAAAAGTTCAACAAAGAGTACTGGAATTACGCAAAACTTATCTCAGGAGTACTTCGCTACAGAATGCCTATTGAACAAGCTATCAAACTTGTCAGCTCATTGCAACTAGACAGTGAAAGTATCAACACCTGGAAGAACGGTGTGGAACGTGCACTGAAGAAGTATGTTCAGGACGGTACGGAAGCAAGAGGAAAAAAATGTCCAAACTGCGGAAACGAGAGTCTGATTTATCAGGAAGGATGTCTTATCTGTACATCTTGTGGTGCTTCTCGCTGCGGATAA
- a CDS encoding NADPH-dependent oxidoreductase, with the protein MIESVKNRRSIRKYKQQDIAPDLLNDLLATASRVSTIGNMQVYSVIVTKDAEMKAKLAPAHFNQPMVKEAPVVLTICADFNRFSKWCEFRNAQPGYANFLSFMNAATDALLFTQNFCTLAEEAGLGICYLGTVIYNPQQIIETLKLPKLVFPVATITVGYPDESPELVDRLPLEAIVHEESYVDYTRETIDKLYAYKESLPENAKFIAENNKETLAQVFTDVRYTRKDNEYMSENFFKTLKQQGFID; encoded by the coding sequence ATGATAGAATCAGTAAAAAACAGAAGATCAATCAGAAAATATAAGCAACAGGATATTGCTCCTGATTTGTTAAATGATTTGCTTGCTACTGCATCACGTGTCTCTACCATAGGAAACATGCAGGTTTACAGTGTAATAGTAACTAAAGACGCTGAAATGAAAGCAAAATTGGCACCTGCCCACTTCAATCAGCCTATGGTGAAAGAAGCTCCCGTTGTATTAACCATTTGTGCCGATTTTAACCGATTCAGCAAATGGTGTGAGTTTAGGAATGCTCAGCCCGGATATGCCAACTTTCTTTCATTTATGAATGCAGCAACCGATGCTTTATTATTTACCCAGAACTTTTGTACACTGGCAGAAGAAGCCGGACTTGGAATCTGTTACCTGGGAACTGTTATATACAACCCTCAGCAGATTATCGAAACATTGAAGCTGCCAAAACTGGTCTTTCCGGTGGCAACAATCACTGTGGGGTATCCAGATGAATCGCCGGAGTTGGTTGATCGTCTTCCGCTCGAGGCGATTGTTCACGAAGAGAGTTATGTGGATTATACCCGCGAAACAATTGATAAACTTTATGCTTACAAGGAGTCACTTCCTGAGAATGCAAAATTTATTGCCGAAAACAACAAGGAAACATTGGCACAGGTATTTACAGATGTACGTTATACCCGGAAAGATAACGAATACATGTCTGAAAATTTCTTCAAGACCCTTAAACAACAGGGATTTATTGATTGA